The segment TGCCCGGTGTGACTTCCGTTGGCGAGGCGGCATCGGGTTTTAATGTTCGTGGTGGTGGGGTTGATCAAAACCTGATTTTATATGATGGCCTTCCCGTATTTAATAGTGCTCACCTCTTCGGGTTTTTTTCTTCATTCAATGCAGAGGCAATACGTGATGTAAGCTTTTACAGAGGTGGAATTCCGGCAGAATATGGCGGAAGGTCTTCATCTATTTTGGATATACGATCCAAGGAAGGTGACCTTGAGAAATGGAAATTTCAAGGAGGAATCGGTCTTATATCAAGCAGCCTTTCAGCCAATGGGCCCATCGTTAAAAGCAAGAACTCGCTTGCTTTGTCTTTGCGGACAACATATTCAAATTGGTTATTGAAGGCCATACCAACCGATTATGTAAACCTATCAAGCACTTCAGCATCCTTTTATGATGGCACCCTTAAATTCACGCATATATTTTCAAAGAAGACAAAATTTAACATTTCCATTTATAAAAGTCATGACCAATTTAGTTTGTCGGGTGACTCCACTTTCAGGTGGAATACAACGTTAGGTTCTGCGAGGATTGATCATGAATTCAATAAAACTATAAGTGGTGCACTTACCCTTGGATTAGGCGAATACACATACAAGTTATCGAGTTCCGATCCGGTAACGGGATTTAATTTAAATTATAAGGTTACCTACCCAACCACTAAACTTGAATTCCTGGTTGTAAAAAATCAATACAAATTATCGTTTGGCTTTCAGGGTATGCTTTATCAGTTCAATCCGGGAACCTTGACCCCGGGTTCTCCCGACTCCAATAAACCATTTATTGATATTGAAGATCAACACGCGTTTGAATCAGGCTTATTCATTGCAAATCAAATAAAAGTAGGCCATAGGATTGCGCTTGATGCAGGCATTCGGCTTTCGGGTTTTGCACAAACAGGCCCTGGTAATGTCTACATTTATAACCAAAACAGCACAAAAGATATCCAGAATGTGGTAGATACACTGACTTTCAAAAAGGGACAGTCAATGAAGTCATTTAATAATTTTGAACCACGTGCGGGGTTACGTTTTGAACTATCACCAAAATCTTCCATTAAAGCAGGCTATCATCGATTGTACCAATATCTTCATTTGGTTACCAATACAACTGCTATCACACCCGTTGACATTTGGCAGCCTAGTGGATACTATTTTAAGCCTCAGCAAGCAGATCAAATAAGCTTAGGATACTTTCAAGATTTTAAGGAAAAGAACTATGATGCATTTGTAGAAGTGTACTACAAAAAAATAAACAATGTATTGGACTTTAAAGATGGAGCCCAACTAATACTTAACCCACATATTGAAACGGATCTTTTACAGGGGTCTATCGAAGCCTATGGCGTTGAATCACAAATCAGCAAGAAAAACGGGAAGCTAACAGGTTCAATAAGTTACACCTTTTCACGATCATTTCTTACCCTTAACGGGCAATTTCCTGAGGAGATTATAAATAACGGGCTGGCCTTCCCTTCAAATTTTGATCAGCCACACGTAATCAATCTGAATTGGAGTCACCGGGCCTCTAAACGTATCTATTTTACCGGAGGATTTACCTACCATACCGGGCGCCCAATCTCCCTCCCGTTGTCGGCATTTTATGTAGGTAACAACACGGTATCTTCATTCTCTGAAAGAAATCAATACCGAATACCTGATTATCATCGATTAGATTTAGGACTAGTTGTTGAGGGTAGCCATAAACGAAAAAAACTGTTTGATGGTACCTGGACCTTTTCGGTATATAATATTTATGCAAGGAGAAATCCCTACACAGTTTTTTTTAAAGAGGTTCGCCCCGGAATTTTCAGGCCATACCGCTTATCAATTATTGGAACAGCGCTACCCTCCATTACCTACAATCTGAAATTTTAAACTTCATGAGGAAAAAGTCTTTGTTTTCAATTCTATTAATTGTCTTTATGGCCGCCTGTATTGACCGGGTAATGCTCGATTTCGAGATTCCTGCAAAATTCTCGATTGTTGTTGATGGGATGATATCCGATCAGCCGGGGCCCTATACCATTGAACTAACTAGAGGTTTTGACATTGAATCAAAATCATCGTTTAAAGAATACGTTTCGGTTAAACGTGTAGTTATTTCCGATAATACGGGTAATGAAGAGGAGCTATCGGAAGTAAGTCGGGGTATTTATCGCACAAATGCTGATGGTATTAGGGGTGTTGTTGGACGAGTCTATAAACTTCGGATTGAATTACTTGATGACCGTATTTATGAATCAATACCGGATTCATTGATGCCCGCAGGTGAGGTTGAGCGCGTTTACCATCAATTTGTTGCCGAGAAAACACCAGAAGGTCAGACAACATATGGCTTTGATGTTTTCTTTGACTCCAATGCCAAAAATCTCAGCTCTTACAGGTTTTTATGGAAATTTGTAGGCACATATCAAATAGAAACAAACCCGGAATTCTTCACACGGTCATGTGGCGAGAGCCGATGCCCGGCACCACTTTTTTGTAGCTCATACGTGCTTGGACCGAATGGGTTAGAATGGGTTAAGCCCTGTGAATGCTGCACATGCTGGGTTAATTTTTTTAATACCCTGCCTCTTGTAAGCGATAATCAATTTAATCAAACCGGCAGATTTATTGGCGTAAAGGCAACCAGAGTTCCGATAAACCAATGGACATTTATGCATAAAGTACATGCCGAAATACAACAAATGAGCTTGTCCCGTAATGCCTTTGCTTTTTGGAAAGCGATTCGAACCCAAAAAGAGGCTGCTTCAAATATTTTTCAACCCATAACAGGAAAAATCCCCAGCAATTTCATTCAAATCAGTGGAGAGAAAGGACCGATAGAAGGCTTATTTTTTGCCACTTCCATTTTCAAAAATTCGGTTTACATATCACGAAACGATATTTCCAATCAAAGCATAATTCCGGTGCAGCAAATGCCGTTCTCGGACTCATGCTTAAAGCTATTTCCGTTCTCAACTAATATAAAACCCGAATATTGGGAAGAATGATGCTTAAACCAATAAAATCCATTATGTGCTTATTAGCCAGTTTATCCAAGGCTTCATTCTCAGCCCTCTTGGTGTTATTTACATTAACAAGCCTAAGCACGAATGACTTTCTCAATGAGTTGGAGAAAAGGTTTGAAAGTTATCAAACTAATTTTCAACCCGTTAGGCTTACGTTCGTTTTTAACCAACCCGCCTATTCACCAGGCGATACTGCATACTTTAGCGCCTGGTACCATAAAGAAGATTTTACCCCCATTGTTGGAAGCCACATAATAACGCTCTTAGTAATCAGCAATAAAGGAGATATCGTTAAGGTTAACCGTTTTAAACTAACAGAGGGACAAACCTCAAATCAAATCATTATTCCAGCCGAACTTTCTGCTGGTATCTATGAATTTACCGCCTTTAGTGATAGGATGAAAAATGCTGGCGAACAATGGTTCTTCAGAAAGAAGGTATCCATAATTTCCTCCAAAAATTTTTCACAACATTTAAATGCCAATAACCTGTTATCCATTTTTCCTGAGGGAGGCTCACTCATCGCCAACGTACCGTGTAAGATTGCCATAACCGGGCCTTCCAACACTTGGGTTAACATTGAAAA is part of the Cyclobacteriaceae bacterium genome and harbors:
- a CDS encoding TonB-dependent receptor, which produces MSRIAVVISLFFIINLCHSQSILDVSVKELTNSKKLVEYFTELEKQYPIKFYYQKDWIDGFILQKNDEGKSLRTILSELFLDSKLNFIELNQHTIIIVTDTDQALQRVAMLNEARREQKKIDQIVIGTRDGTTFSKLVTLTGKVEDAKSKIPLAGVSVQSSDNNSKAITDDKGEFTLQIPAGSYAFKLNYVNYEEKTVDVEINQNGFLTFQLEEIPIYLENVIIQDLASRELVTSEIGLVQLNLKELKRAPALLGEVDIIKQIQLLPGVTSVGEAASGFNVRGGGVDQNLILYDGLPVFNSAHLFGFFSSFNAEAIRDVSFYRGGIPAEYGGRSSSILDIRSKEGDLEKWKFQGGIGLISSSLSANGPIVKSKNSLALSLRTTYSNWLLKAIPTDYVNLSSTSASFYDGTLKFTHIFSKKTKFNISIYKSHDQFSLSGDSTFRWNTTLGSARIDHEFNKTISGALTLGLGEYTYKLSSSDPVTGFNLNYKVTYPTTKLEFLVVKNQYKLSFGFQGMLYQFNPGTLTPGSPDSNKPFIDIEDQHAFESGLFIANQIKVGHRIALDAGIRLSGFAQTGPGNVYIYNQNSTKDIQNVVDTLTFKKGQSMKSFNNFEPRAGLRFELSPKSSIKAGYHRLYQYLHLVTNTTAITPVDIWQPSGYYFKPQQADQISLGYFQDFKEKNYDAFVEVYYKKINNVLDFKDGAQLILNPHIETDLLQGSIEAYGVESQISKKNGKLTGSISYTFSRSFLTLNGQFPEEIINNGLAFPSNFDQPHVINLNWSHRASKRIYFTGGFTYHTGRPISLPLSAFYVGNNTVSSFSERNQYRIPDYHRLDLGLVVEGSHKRKKLFDGTWTFSVYNIYARRNPYTVFFKEVRPGIFRPYRLSIIGTALPSITYNLKF
- a CDS encoding DUF4249 family protein — protein: MRKKSLFSILLIVFMAACIDRVMLDFEIPAKFSIVVDGMISDQPGPYTIELTRGFDIESKSSFKEYVSVKRVVISDNTGNEEELSEVSRGIYRTNADGIRGVVGRVYKLRIELLDDRIYESIPDSLMPAGEVERVYHQFVAEKTPEGQTTYGFDVFFDSNAKNLSSYRFLWKFVGTYQIETNPEFFTRSCGESRCPAPLFCSSYVLGPNGLEWVKPCECCTCWVNFFNTLPLVSDNQFNQTGRFIGVKATRVPINQWTFMHKVHAEIQQMSLSRNAFAFWKAIRTQKEAASNIFQPITGKIPSNFIQISGEKGPIEGLFFATSIFKNSVYISRNDISNQSIIPVQQMPFSDSCLKLFPFSTNIKPEYWEE